One Marasmius oreades isolate 03SP1 chromosome 7, whole genome shotgun sequence genomic window, AGAGGATGTCAATCCGGCAGGGGGCTTAAGTGGCTTCGGTAAAGGTAAAGTTATGCTTGATTTTGGTGGCTTGAGGGGCTTTGACGGCTCCTCTTTCAAAGTAGAATCCGGTCGTTTGCTCGGGTCTGTGACTGAGGCCCAAATCGCAGCAACAGCAGTGACCTGCCCACCTTTTCCACCTCTTGCAGATCTAACATCGTACTTCACTTCCGAGTATAGCTCTCGTTTCAAAGGTGGAAACAGTGGACCCCCATTCGATTTCCTTGCGAAAATAGGTGAACGGATACTCTGCCACGGATTTGAGTGTTGTGTGACCTGGGGGGATGCCGCGGATGCCTTTGCCTTGGTGTCTTTGTTATCCTTGGACCACAGTTGGGTGATCCTCCTGGCATCCTCCTCGATACTGTTTGAACTTGCAAAAGGCGAGTCCTTTGGTACAAGTGTGCGCTGATAGATATCAGGCTTGAGTGTACCAATAGGCACGAATCCGGACGAGCGAGGATCAGGTAACCGAGACGAAGTAGACGGGAGAGGACCATTCTTTGTTGGCTTCTCCTCCTCGCGCTGAGAGAGGCCTTGTCTCGAAATTTCCTGTTCTTGCATTGACACACCGACGGGGACCGGACTAGGCGTGTGCGCGATAGCATCTTCCACCGGTGGTGTCGGAATTTCGGCCTCAACATCACCCAACCAGGCGGCCACTCGTGCATTAGCAGCCTTCCCCCTTCTTTTCCCATGTCCGCTTCGACgttctttcttctcaccTCCTTCACTAATCCCATAACTCCCCTCCCCGTCTCCATCGCCAGTTCTATCGCGTTCCttgtcttttctcttctgcCTCTCTGTCCTCCCAGACAGAGATTTGCCACCAACGCTCGTCTTGTTATCCGAATCCTCATCTGTCTCTCCTCTCCTCGTTCTACGTTTCTCACgtcttctctccttcttttcCTGTTTCTGATTCTCTTTCAAGTTCTCCCACTCTCTGGCATTCTCGAATTCCAACAACTCCTTCTGCAGGGCTCTCCCATCAACAcctgcaccaccaccaccaccaacttcACAATCCGGTAGTGTCAAACTCGAAATCGCCGAGTCATTCAATGGATCGACAGGCCCTTGCCTGGGTGTGGGTATGGTAATTGGACTCACACCCCCGTTCATCTTCGGAGTATTCCCGTTATCAACTCCAAGAACACTCCAAACATCAGGTCTCCTCTCACTCTCAATCTTCCTTGTTCCAACCTCGGCCAACAACCTCTTCTCCAACGCGTCTAACCCACTTTCTCCTTGTCCATGTCCAAGCCCGAATCCAAGCCCTTTGGCACCAAACTTCTTCACAGGTGGGACCGCTGCCGCCGCCACCTCAAGTGCAGCAGTCGCACCTCCAAAGTAATCTTCGTCAGGCTTCTTTTTCGCAATCGCGGCAGGCGACAATAACAGCGGTGAAGTCTGAAGTTTAGGCAATGACTTGTTGATATCCACCATGTCCTTCTCGGGCTTCCCCACCTCCCCTTCCTTGGGTAAATCCCCGCTCAAATCTCTCGTCTTCGCCCCAACTTCATCAGCCATCCTCTCTAGTTCTTCCACTCTTTCGCTCTTCACGCTCATACCACCGCTGACGGCGTCCTTCGTAAAACTCCGTTTGGGGGACAGTACCGGCCTAGGCGAATGTAACGGCGGAGACAAAGACGCGGTAGCAGTGATGGGGGGTGGCATAGGTATGTGAAGTCCTTTACTCTTGTTTCCATGGACGGTAGCGACGGCATAAATCTGCTTATCAAGTTGTTGCTGCTGGTCAGGCTGCTGACCCTCCAACTCATGTCGATACCGCATCCCACCGACAGGAGAAACACTCCTCCCTCTCCCCTTTGCTGTAGAAGTAACCCTCAGGTGGTGGGCGATCCTCGAGGCACGAAGTCCAGTCCCAGACCGGGCAAGTTCTCCGGGATAGTTCGTTGTCTTCGGCTCTTCAGACAAAGGCACGGAAACAGGAGCGGAACTCAGCTCCAGATTCTGTATACTCTTCGTTCTAGATCTTGCCTCAGAGGGCGCAGGGACAGAGGGAGGAGAGAGTGTGGCCCCGCTAGAAACCTGTCTGACGTCTCTAACGGACGACGGCGGTAATCCGGGAGGAATTAGTGAAGGACCTGGCGGAAGCATTGGCAAGGGCTGGGTGCTTTCCCGCCCACCGCCAGGTCCAGCAGATGCAGGTCGAGGTGGTATCGCCCAAGGAACTTGTGGACCAGGAGACATAGGTGGTTGATACAGTTGATGGTGATATTGGTGATTCTGTGGGTAGCCGTACTGCGCTTGCGGAGAGTATTGACCTCCAACAGCGGGGAAAGAACCGGGAGGAGGCAGCCACACTAATCCCTCATTAGGATCAAACGAGTATGACGCAGGAATTGGCGAGATGGGAGGTGCAGGCGGCGCATGATTATAATAAACGTTTGATAAAGGCCCAGGCGACATCATAGGTGGTGTTGAGTGATAGAGATGTGGATCTGGGTGGTGAGGATAGGGATGGAGATACTGGTTTTGagggtgttggtgttggtgatgATTGTAGTCGTAGTCGTAATATGGCACTCCTGGAGGTGGCAAGGAAGGGAGTGCGGATGGATGTACGACCGTGACCGGAATATCCACAACGATATCTTTACTGCGGTGATTGGAGCGTAATAAGAATAAGAATTCGCGAGAAGGGGTCGCAGATAATGAGCCAGAAGCGAAGAAGATCAAGGAACACGAAAGTCCAGACGTATCGATGATGAAGGGCGGAGAAGAAGGCATGAATTGTAGCAAAGAGGCGTTAGTTCATTGAGGACGTTAGAGAGTGAGTATCACCGACCTCCCTAGACCCATGACCATCTTAACGCctagaacgcatgtaacttCGAATAAGGCACAGGttgtcttcctctttcctACTTCCTTGTCGAGTTCCACGTCTCCGAGGTACATGCCGCCCTTAGCTCCCCTAGCGCTTCTTGGGACATCGAATACCAGACTGGCAACACCTTCGACTCCAGGCTGTATGATGTATTCTGGACCTTTGAAAGGTACCGTCGTGAGagtatctgtgatctggagAGTGTTTGGAGGGGATTCTCCGGAAGGAAGGTGGGGCAGAATAAGCTGGCGCGATAGACCTATTTGAAGAGAGGAGTTCTAGAAAGGACATATAGTATCCTAAGCCGAGGGCAGACGAAAGATCTAAATGGAACATTACCTTCTTGGTAGAATGGTTCTTCACTTGCAGTTCTATACAAGCACTTTCACCTGCTACAATCAACCCTCCGACGACCCTTGCCTGCATCCAAATCTTTCCGTTCTCTGCCACGACAAAGCCCTGCGGGTCACCCCTCGGCGAATTGTCTTCACcatggaaggcctcctcatCAAAACTTTCAACGAGATCGACATCTTTCTTCTCCAACAACATTCTCCGCTCCTCCTTCCATAAAACACCCACACTCGCTCGTACTTCATACCGCACCGTCGCTATACCATCCCCAAACGATATAGAGTTTGGAGAAGACTTTGGAACGGGGAGTTTGAACAAGAACGTCGAATGGCCTTTCCTTGCGGTGTAGTAACCAGGTGGAAGTGGTGGGTCACCAGGTAAGGGATGGGGTTGGACAGCATTCGAAGGGGTATAACCCGGTCCTTGAAATACTCGACGAGAGTGAATGAATGTGGACGTCGCATGATGATCTCGAGAGCTTAATTCTGAGGCACAAAAGTCTTCAGTTCCACCGCTGTCAAGGCCCAAAAATTCAGCCAATCGAAGCTCACCCTGGATAGCAAACAATTCAACCATCATAACCCCAATTCCCAGCCCTTTATCGGCCTTACattccatctccatctttcCCGTTATCGCATCGCCAGCAACAAATGACGGATCAGAGAGTGAGAGCGAGATTCTGACTTTGGCGTGATGAGTCGCCACGTTCATAGGCTCTGGTCGATTCGGTTGCGTCGCCATTTCTTCTCAGGGTTGGAAGAGGAGAGTAATAAGGATAGAAATCCAGTAAGAAAAAAGCAGAAAAACTAAAGCGATTGGGTCTCTGTCGTCATGAGGGAAAGGTCAAAGGGTGTAGCGTGACAGTATCACATTTGTCACGGAAATCAGGGGGCGACTTCCGGATCTCGCCCGGGATTGCCGAGCAGCTGATTATAGCTCGAACAACTTCGAGTTGGAGATGTTTGCTCCTTCTTCCTTGAGTGGCCGGTATTGGGAATCATCAATAAATATAACAGCAGACTTACGAGTCGGCGGTTCAGAGGTGAGGATAGAGTCAGCGTTTCTGAAACGTGAGCGTGTTGATTTTGTTTTTTCGGGTGTTTTTCGGGCGCTTAGTACAGGAGGGTTTGTTGAATAGAAAGCATGCCTTCAATAAGCAGATACTCCTCGAATCTTTCTGTTCATTTCTTCTGCCAAATGTCTCCCAGTCTGTTCACTCGGATGAAGTTCGTCCCACCACATGAACGAGTCGCGTTGATCTGGAGTACAATCTCCACTGTAAACGACACAATCGTCGATCAGTCAACCTATGTCCACGGAGCTGGTTCGAAAGACTCACATATCGCACTGCCTCCAATCGTGAGGATCAGGGCATTGATGACAATGTCCTGTCACGTTTGCTGGGATACTGCCATTGAAATACCTCTCTGGATTGTGATAGATATCCTCGAAGAACCGATACGTGTCAAACCACCCCACATTTCCATCACCCTTCCACTCCCTATTCAAATTCTGCACTCCATCATTCAGTATCCTATTCAGAGAATGAACGAGGTTATATATCCCCTTATGCCAAACAGTCCCATTGTGGGGGTCAGGCCAATAGATGGTCCCGTCGTCAGATTCCGCGTATAGTTTGGTGAGGTGGAGAGGAATTAACGAGTTAAGGATGAATCGACGCGCTCCAAGTTTATGCATTTTACGAAGAGCGTTCAGCTGACAGTCAGCAACGTCTACCAGAGAAACCTTCGCGGGTTGGTCGGATGTGACGAGTGAATGAATTCCAACATCGTTCGTTCCTATCCAGACGATGATCACAAAGGAGTTTGGGTCCGAAAGAAGCTTTTGCTGGTGGGTTCCATTACCAGAGATGTGGTCTTGGATGAACCAGTCTTGTTGGCCTGTAAGAACATCTGGGGTTCCAAAAAGGGGCGTCAAGTCATTTGAACAGACCGATCCACCAACAGCATAATTTGAAATAGTGTAATTTCCGTACAAACCCAAGTAGAATGGCCACTGAAAACCGCCATCGGCGGCATGGTCAGCCTGTAGATACATCGAAATAAGCCCAAAACCGATGGaacgggggggggggggggaaatgACTTACCGGTGGGTAAACTTGTTGGTAGTTCCTGCCGGGAAAGCTTCCATTGGATATACTATGGGATCGCGACTGGTCTAAAAGGACAGCTGAATGAGGTATATGATGAGATTCATTAATTGATATGCACCCGTGAAAGAATCGCCAAAGAGGACAACGTTGGTGATTCTCGCCTCAGTACTGAACACGAACgcaagaaggaagagaatcACTACCGGTATCATTACCAGTCACACTCCAGGATGGGTTCGTTCCTTTATAGTACGGCacggaccattcttcatggtGACTCTCATTCATAGATCACCTGGATACGATTCCTCGCCATACATCGCATAAATTTCGGTGGATCCATATTTTTGGAGCCAAGAATATATACTTCACAAGACAGGCGTACCTGCCTTGAGAAACATCGAGGGGATCCGGAGTGACCGTTGCGATTAGAGCGAGAAGGTGGCTGTGTAATAACGATAAGATATCGAAATACCACGTGCGTAAGTACTCCATTCAACACCACCACGACGATTAGTGGTACCAACCGTTGTTAGTGCAGTAGAAAGGCGAAACTTCTCAAGTGGAAATCCTGGTAATGCCATCACCACATGTACGAGACGTGTCACCATCCCGCATTTCACAGTTTTACACGATGTAAAGCCCCAGACGTACGCTACTCGCCTTAGAACCCAATTCGGGGGCGTCCAACCGTGAAAACCGTAGTTCATTTGAATTTAGGCTTTCAAGATTTGAAGATTTCCTCCGAATCGACCGCGTATCTCAACAGGTTACATGATGTCAATGTCAGCAAACATTTTCCCTCTCATTTCAAACAACATTAGTATCAGCTCAATATACCTCTCTGAAGCGAATAGCCATTCACCATGATTGATTTTTTGCGTCATAATACCTTAGGTGACCTGATAAATATGTGGCCGTCATCTCCAGCGACTAGGCGCATCCTCATTCCTCCATATCATCACCCGGCTCAATGGCCACGACGGATTCTGTAGAAACGCAACTTCATCGAACAACACCTTtaccaaaacttcaaatatCACTTGCTTTGCTCATTTCATACGCAGAGCCTGTAACCGCGACAGTCATCTACCCTTTCATCCCAGCGTTCGTCCGAAGGACTGGTATTACCAGGGGCGACGAGAAAAAGACAGGTTATTATGCGGGATTAATCGCGAGTCTATTGCTTTCTTCTCTATTCGAACGTACATGCTGATTGAGCGACACAGGAATCCCTGTTTTACATATCGGAATGTCTCCGTTTTTCACTGGGGTCGTGCTTCAGACCAGATAGGAAGGAGACCTATTTTGTTGCTAGGGCCACTAGGACTCACTCTTGCAATGTTGGCATTCGGTCTATCGAAGACATTCTGGCAACTCGTTCTATCTCGATGTGCTCAAGGCGTGTTCAATGGTAATATAGGTAAGGCTGCACGTCGTGCTTGACGGACACGAGCTAACGTATGTCCCATAGGTGTAGTACGGACTCTCGTTGCTGAGGTTGGTGTCAAACCGGTTAAGATGCGAATTACTTGCAATCTGACTCTCGACGTACAGATAACCGACGACACGAATATCGCAGACGCGTTTACGCTCATGTCACTGGTGTGGACTATTGGTGTTACTATAGGGTGAGCTGGCTCTTTTTTTTGTGTCATTGAATAGCTAATATCGATGGCAGTCCTGCTATGGGCGGGCCTCTATCAGAGCCTGCAAAGCGATGGCCACAAATATTCGGCAATGCATTCTTCATTGAAAACCCGTACTTCCTCGCGTGTGCCGCCGCTTCAGCAATCGCATTCACACCATTCGtgctctctttcttctttttaaaAGAGGTATAGTATACACGTTCCTGCCTCCCGTTCCTCCTCAGTAGTAATTCTATTTTTCGTTCCCAGACCCGCAAAACCTATCCCGGGCCAGATCTTAACTATGAACCATCTGAGCGCGACCCCCTACTCGCACACCAGTATGCCTCAGATTACTCAAAGAAAGCACCACCCACCCTGTGCACTATCGTCACTTCCAACCCTCCTCTCCGCCGATGCCTCATCAGCCTCGCCTTGCACTCTTTCACCAACATGTCCCACCAAGTCCTCATCCCCCTCGTATATTCCACTTCAATCTCGAACGGTGGCCTCGGTTTATCACCTTATCAAATCGGTGTTATCTTGGGAACATTCGGCGTTTGTAACGCTATCCTTCAACTTTTGGTCTGGAAGCCAATGCTAAAACGCATTGGACCGAAAGGGATGTTTATCTTGTCGTATACGTTCCATATCATCAGAGTTTTCTTGATGATGCTCGCTAGAATCGCAGCAGCTAGAGCGGGGAAGGTAGACTGGCTCGTTTGGGCATTGATTGTTATCCAGATGGCAGCGTCTACGTTGGCGGCTACTGCGTATAGTAAGTTGTTGTCTATTTCAATTTCCCCTTTCCCTCGGCTTCCGGTTTTTAATAGCTCGATGCAGATTCTATATCAACGCTAATCGTCAAAGCGTCTCCGCAACACATTCTTGGAACTGTGAATGGCATTCAACAGATGGTCGCGTCTGGTCTTCGAGCACTGGCACCGACAGTTACTTCCTCTCTTTTCGCTGCCTCTTTGGCGCTTGACTGGCGGTTCTCTGGAGGCGTTGGGAGGTTATCCCGATATCTCGTTGATATATTGCAAATCTTCCTGATTGGATCCGGTGTTTGGTATTCGTTGCGGCTTCCGCACTACCGACTCATCTGATTCACGCGCTGCATGTTATTGTAAATGTACAGGTTTCCTGCTATGTATTACTTACGAGTAATATCCACAAAATACGACTACGTTGGGATTCGCATCCTCTCGTTTTCACTACTCGTACAGACACGCGCACGCCTGTCGCCAGTTTTTGCCTTTCCTCCCTCTGATTTGTCCACAACCTTCCGCATCTCAGCTATTTATTATGAGATTCGGTAGATTCTGGGTTATTTTTCCACGACTTTCATTACCTGTATTGTTATTATCCAGAAAGCGAACCATTTTGGCCTTGATTcctgaacgtttgaacattGACTCTACAAAATCTTCCTTTAAGAGGGTCAATCCATAACTCGTCCGCTGTACACCCCATGCTGCTCTACAGGAAGAAATGGTTTGTCAAAAAACTGATCAGGACTACCAATCAGTTTGGCCACTCACCCTCAGTAATTCAATATAGTATACCCGATTCGATCTTCAATATGCGCAAGCGGTATGAGCCCTAACGAACGTCGTATACTTGGAATGGTGGGGGACATGGCGAGTTTGTAGGCGACAGATTAGAAACGGCCTAGCATGATACTTCTTGGAGGGCGCCTACAAGTGAACGCGCCATAAAAGTGCTAATAACACTACTGATTGCGCAGGTATGTAGGCCGGATATTTTTTGGCATGACGGAGATGAACGCCGAGGGTTGAACGGAACGTTGAATGTGCGAACAGCAAGACGCGTCGGCTGGAGAATTCGCACGGTTGACCTTTTTCTCGATATCCATGGCAATCCACGACCGCCTCAGTTGTCCTCAACCACTGGTCTGCTACCGAGACGTCCAAAGATCTAGACCGCTTTTCAGTTCTTCGGAAAACATGTTGAAGGCAGTCGCATTCAGCGTTATCATGTCGCTCTGTTGGCCACGTTTCGATCACAGAAAGATTCTTCCAATTCCGCTAGGGTTCCGCATATAAAACCCCACTGGATGTCGGGTCCTATATCATCCCCCGTTGAGAATGACCTCGATGGGGA contains:
- a CDS encoding uncharacterized protein (CAZy:CE16), with amino-acid sequence MIPVVILFLLAFVFSTEARITNVVLFGDSFTDQSRSHSISNGSFPGRNYQQVYPPADHAADGGFQWPFYLGLYGNYTISNYAVGGSVCSNDLTPLFGTPDVLTGQQDWFIQDHISGNGTHQQKLLSDPNSFVIIVWIGTNDVGIHSLVTSDQPAKVSLVDVADCQLNALRKMHKLGARRFILNSLIPLHLTKLYAESDDGTIYWPDPHNGTVWHKGIYNLVHSLNRILNDGVQNLNREWKGDGNVGWFDTYRFFEDIYHNPERYFNGSIPANVTGHCHQCPDPHDWRQCDIGDCTPDQRDSFMWWDELHPSEQTGRHLAEEMNRKIRGVSAY